CCACCTCCACCACCACGCCCTGCCGGATGATCCCCACCCGGTCGGCCACCTGCTCCACCTCGCTCATGATGTGGGAGGCGAAGAACACCGTGGCCCCCGCGTCCCGAGCCTCCCGCATCAGCCGCAGGACCTCCTGCTGCATCAGGGGATCCAGCCCCAGGGTGGGCTCGTCCAGGATCAGCAGCTCCGGCCGGTGCATCAGGGCCTGGATCACCCCCACCTTCTGCTTGTTGCCCTTGGACAGATTGCGGATGCGGGGACGCAGGTCCAGATCCAGCCGCTCCGCCAGCGCCCGGACGTAGGCCCAGTCCACGGTGTTCCCCCGCATGGCGGCGAAGAGGCGGAGGGCGCCCTCCACGGTCATGTTCTCATCGAAGTGCAACTCGCCCGGGAGATACCCCACCCGCCGCCGCACCGCCACCGGGTCGCGCTGGGGGTCGATCCCCAGCACCCGAAGGAACCCCGCGTCGGGACGGATGAGATCCAGCATGCAGCGGATGGTGGTGGTCTTGCCGGCGCCGTTGGGGCCGAGG
This sequence is a window from Thermoflexus sp.. Protein-coding genes within it:
- a CDS encoding ABC transporter ATP-binding protein, with protein sequence MREALAIEIRDLVKSYGRVRALRGVNLEVRRGEIFAFLGPNGAGKTTTIRCMLDLIRPDAGFLRVLGIDPQRDPVAVRRRVGYLPGELHFDENMTVEGALRLFAAMRGNTVDWAYVRALAERLDLDLRPRIRNLSKGNKQKVGVIQALMHRPELLILDEPTLGLDPLMQQEVLRLMREARDAGATVFFASHIMSEVEQVADRVGIIRQGVVVEVAGTEDLIRRAVRRVRVRFEGPVDPRPLTTLPGVRLLRREDGEELLLQVEGRMDPLIKALAAFPIRDLETERPSLEEIFLAYYEPSPASSEAHP